The following proteins are co-located in the Massilia litorea genome:
- the hemE gene encoding uroporphyrinogen decarboxylase — protein sequence MPQFAPLKNDTFLRALLRQPTEYTPVWLMRQAGRYLPEYRATRARAGSFLGLAKNPDYATEVTLQPLDRYPLDASILFSDILTVPDAMGLGLYFADGEGPKFERPLRTEAEVMALNVPDMESLDYVFKAVTQIRTEINGRVPLIGFSGSPWTLACYMVEGQGSREFHTIKKMLYARPDLMHRILEINATAVAQYLNAQIDAGAQAVMIFDSWGGALADGAYQEFSLRYMQRVLEQLQREKDGVRIPAVVFTKGGGIWLDEMADIGADALGLDWTVNLGRARALVGDRVALQGNLDPAILFASPEQIRAEVERSLTAYGAPSHGHGHVFNLGHGISQFTPPESVTAMVDAVHTFSRRQRAG from the coding sequence ATGCCACAATTTGCCCCGCTCAAGAACGACACCTTCCTGCGCGCGCTGCTGCGCCAGCCGACCGAGTACACGCCCGTCTGGCTGATGCGGCAGGCGGGGCGCTACCTGCCGGAATACCGCGCCACCCGTGCGCGCGCCGGTTCGTTCCTGGGCCTGGCAAAGAACCCGGACTACGCGACCGAAGTGACCTTGCAGCCGCTCGACCGCTACCCGCTGGACGCGTCGATCCTGTTCTCGGACATCCTGACGGTTCCCGATGCGATGGGCCTGGGCCTGTATTTCGCCGACGGCGAAGGCCCGAAGTTCGAGCGTCCACTGCGCACCGAGGCCGAGGTGATGGCCTTGAACGTACCGGATATGGAATCGCTCGACTATGTCTTCAAGGCCGTCACGCAAATCCGTACCGAAATTAACGGGCGCGTGCCGCTGATCGGCTTCTCGGGCAGCCCGTGGACGCTGGCCTGCTACATGGTCGAGGGCCAGGGCTCGCGCGAATTCCACACCATCAAAAAGATGCTGTACGCGCGCCCGGACCTGATGCACCGCATCCTCGAGATCAATGCCACTGCCGTCGCCCAGTACCTGAACGCCCAGATCGACGCCGGCGCCCAGGCGGTGATGATCTTCGACTCCTGGGGCGGTGCGCTGGCCGATGGCGCCTACCAGGAGTTCTCGCTGCGCTACATGCAGCGCGTGCTCGAACAGCTGCAGCGCGAAAAGGATGGCGTGCGCATCCCGGCGGTCGTCTTCACCAAAGGCGGCGGCATCTGGCTGGACGAGATGGCCGATATCGGCGCCGATGCGCTGGGCCTGGACTGGACGGTGAACCTGGGCCGCGCCCGCGCGCTCGTGGGCGACCGCGTAGCCCTGCAGGGCAATCTCGATCCGGCGATCCTGTTTGCGTCGCCGGAGCAGATCCGCGCGGAAGTCGAGCGCTCGCTGACGGCCTACGGCGCGCCCTCGCATGGCCATGGCCACGTCTTCAACCTGGGTCACGGGATCTCGCAATTCACCCCGCCGGAATCGGTGACGGCGATGGTCGACGCCGTGCACACGTTCAGCCGCCGCCAGCGGGCTGGCTGA
- a CDS encoding S9 family peptidase, whose translation MTEPIRKQAAPCGTWTSPISAAIVAAGAVPLSQIALDGDDVLWLAGRASEAGRTTLQRLRAGATSELTPNPFNVRTRVHEYGGGAYTAQGGTVWFSHFADNRLYRVDEGGEPVALTREEAVRYADFVPDSARQRLIAVREDHLAGEAYPVNTICAVGFDGVETILVDGNDFYAAPRLSPSGRQLAWLCWDHPRMPWQGTELWVADIAPDGSLVDGRLIAGGLDESICQPEWSPDGLLHFVSDRSGWWNLYRFEDGVVHPLCPREAEFGGPQWNFGGSMYGFSADDEIICTYIEDGISRLGRLSTKGCNLTPIETPYQEIRELRVSPGRVALLAGSPTIALELALIDPASGARTVLMQSIAQLPPVEELSVPQSIRYPSANGRSAYAFYYPPANAHFEAPAGELPPLIVIGHGGPTSMATSTLKLATQFWTGRGFAVLDVNYGGSSGFGRRYRDLLKGQWGVIDVEDCVAGARYLAEQGVVDPARLLIRGGSAGGLTTLNALTFHDVFKAGASYYGVSDLAGLDADSHKFESHYNEYLIAPKAEAQAVYRARSPIHHTDALKRPMIFFQGLDDKVVPPQQSETMVDALRARGVPVAYLTLEGEGHGFRKAESVVRTLEAELAFYLRVFGIPLPAGLPQVEIENLAPYQAA comes from the coding sequence ATGACCGAGCCAATCCGCAAGCAGGCCGCGCCCTGCGGCACCTGGACTTCCCCGATCAGTGCCGCCATCGTCGCGGCCGGCGCCGTGCCGCTGTCACAGATCGCCCTCGACGGTGACGATGTGCTGTGGCTGGCCGGCCGCGCCAGCGAAGCGGGCCGCACCACGCTGCAGAGACTGCGCGCGGGAGCAACGAGCGAACTGACGCCGAACCCGTTCAATGTCCGCACCCGCGTGCACGAGTACGGCGGCGGCGCCTATACGGCCCAGGGCGGCACGGTCTGGTTCTCGCACTTCGCCGACAACCGGCTGTACCGGGTCGACGAAGGCGGCGAACCGGTGGCCCTGACGCGCGAGGAAGCGGTGCGCTATGCCGACTTCGTGCCGGACAGCGCGCGCCAGCGCCTGATCGCGGTGCGCGAAGACCACCTGGCCGGCGAAGCCTATCCCGTGAATACGATTTGCGCGGTCGGCTTCGATGGTGTGGAGACCATCCTTGTCGACGGCAATGACTTCTATGCCGCGCCGCGCCTGTCACCAAGCGGGCGCCAGCTCGCCTGGCTGTGCTGGGACCACCCGCGCATGCCATGGCAGGGTACGGAACTGTGGGTGGCCGACATTGCGCCGGATGGCAGCCTGGTCGACGGGCGCCTGATCGCCGGCGGCCTGGACGAGTCGATCTGCCAGCCCGAATGGTCGCCGGATGGCCTGCTGCACTTCGTCTCGGACCGCAGCGGCTGGTGGAATTTGTACCGTTTCGAGGACGGCGTCGTGCACCCGCTGTGCCCGCGCGAGGCCGAATTCGGCGGACCGCAGTGGAATTTCGGCGGCTCGATGTACGGTTTCAGCGCCGATGACGAAATCATCTGCACCTATATCGAGGACGGCATCAGCCGCCTCGGCCGCTTGTCGACAAAGGGCTGCAATCTGACCCCGATCGAGACGCCCTATCAGGAGATCCGCGAGCTGCGCGTCTCACCAGGCAGGGTCGCGCTGCTGGCCGGCTCGCCGACGATTGCGCTGGAGCTGGCCCTGATCGATCCCGCCAGCGGTGCGCGCACCGTCCTGATGCAATCGATCGCGCAATTGCCGCCGGTGGAGGAATTGTCCGTCCCGCAGAGCATCCGCTACCCGAGCGCGAACGGCCGCAGCGCGTATGCGTTCTACTATCCGCCGGCGAATGCGCACTTCGAGGCCCCGGCAGGCGAACTGCCGCCCCTGATCGTGATCGGCCACGGCGGCCCGACCAGCATGGCAACCAGTACCCTGAAACTCGCGACCCAGTTCTGGACCGGCCGCGGCTTCGCCGTGCTCGACGTGAACTACGGCGGCAGCTCCGGCTTCGGGCGCCGCTACCGCGATTTGTTGAAGGGCCAATGGGGCGTGATCGATGTCGAGGATTGCGTGGCCGGCGCCCGTTACCTGGCTGAGCAGGGCGTGGTCGACCCCGCGCGCCTGCTGATCCGCGGCGGCAGCGCCGGCGGCCTGACGACCCTGAACGCCCTCACCTTCCACGACGTGTTCAAAGCCGGCGCCAGTTACTATGGCGTGTCCGACCTGGCCGGCCTGGACGCGGATTCGCACAAGTTCGAATCGCACTACAACGAATACCTGATCGCGCCCAAAGCCGAAGCGCAGGCGGTCTACCGCGCCCGTTCGCCGATCCACCATACCGATGCGTTGAAACGGCCGATGATCTTCTTCCAGGGCCTGGACGACAAGGTGGTGCCGCCGCAGCAGTCGGAGACGATGGTCGACGCCCTGCGCGCACGCGGGGTGCCGGTCGCCTACCTGACGCTCGAGGGCGAGGGCCACGGTTTCAGGAAAGCCGAGAGCGTGGTGCGCACCCTGGAAGCCGAGCTGGCGTTTTACCTGCGCGTGTTCGGCATTCCTCTGCCGGCAGGACTGCCGCAGGTGGAGATCGAGAACCTGGCTCCATACCAGGCTGCATGA